Sequence from the Nasonia vitripennis strain AsymCx chromosome 5, Nvit_psr_1.1, whole genome shotgun sequence genome:
TGATTATTGCGCTGATGAAATAGCACAGAAAACTTGACAGAAAATCAACGAAAGAGCCGACTCACGACAAACTGCAAAAAGCCGTCTACTCCATCAACCAGTTAATTTCAGTCAATACCGAATCTTTAAACGCCCTGAGTCCCCAGTTTCCGTCTAATCAAGCCACCTTATCACGAGAAAATCAAGCCAATAACTCAACCGAAATCGTACTCCTACTCTCTTCCTGTACAATAGAAACAAGAGAAAGCGGTAATGTGACGGCTCGTCGATGCTTATCTCGAGTGTCGAGCGCGCAGCTGATCGAAACCGGAGAgaaatgtatgtgtgtgtgtgtgtgtgtgtaaaatgTGGTATTTACGAGGAGGTAAAGTCCCTGACAGTGCGACGACTGGAGTTTGCACTCTCGCGATCTATGAGAGCCGAGGCCAGAGGAGACGTGCCTCTAGGTCAGGGCTGTGCTGCGCGCATTTGTCGCGCATATACGACTAGCTCGATTTTATGCGTTATTTTGTCGagtgcgatttttttttgtgtctgTGATTTTACATACAAGTAGACATTTTTTATGATGTTATTTTTGCTTAATTTTGTTTCACCTTATACATTATACGACCGCGTCTTAATAGCGTCTCGTTCTTTCTCGCGGTATGCGACCTAGAATTTGCGGAATTTCATTAGGCGGTATTGTAACATTGGAAGTACGTTGCGCCAACTGACGTCACAGCGTTGCATGTCCTTAATCGTTCGTAAAATAAGTACGATTACATCTCGTTCGCTGTTAACGCATAATTCAAAAGACTGTATCATACGCGTTTGATAAATAGACAATCGTAGCATCGATTGAACTAAATTGCTAACGCATTGACGTTTTGTCCGCAGGGCATGGCCTTCACGATCGAGGAGCGCCAGACTTTAGGGATCCACGGTCTTCTCCCAGCGACTGTCAAGACCCAGGATGAACAGCTCGAGCTTTGCAGGCTTAACCTCGACAGATACACCGACGAGCTATCCAAGTACATCTACCTCACTGGTCTTCTGGTACGTATCTATAACAACTGCGCTGGTTTATAAAATTCTGTTCGAAGTTGTAGTTTTTACATTGAATTATGACACTGATATTGATATTGGTATAGAAGTAAATTATCGAATTGATTTAGTCACACTTATGCAACGATTTTCCTTTTGTTCCTTTATAGTAGACTTGCAAGGAGACATAAAAGTAGAGTTACGGGAAATACGTACAGCGCTTTGTTCGATTTTAATGAGCCGCTGAAACGGTTTAGGGATAATACACGTGTTCCGAGTAATTACATAAAACtcgatgaaaaataatgtCATGAGTCGACCTATATTTAACTGCTCTTTCATGAGGAAATAAATAAGGCTCAGCGTTCAATGTCGACAAAATATCGACTTTTTAACAGGAACCTTGCATATCCAATGAATACATTATCGTTATTAATTAAAAGCACCAAATGAcacttaaaaaattaatcaaataatCGAACCTACAGGACCGCAACGAAAAGCTGTTCTACAGACTGCTGAGTGAGGATGTAGAGAAAATGATGCCACTGGTTTACACTCCAACGGTCGGTCTGGCCTGTCAGAAGTTCGGCCTTATTTACCGTAGACCTCGAGGCCTTTTCATCAGTATCCACGATAAGGGACACGTTTACGACGTGCTGAAGAACTGGCCTGAGCACGACGTACGCGCCATCGTTGTCACCGATGGAGAGCGTATCCTTGGCCTTGGAGACCTTGGTGCCCAGGGTATGGGTATACCCATCGGCAAGCTTTCGTTGTACACCGCACTTGCTGGTATCAAGCCGCACCAGTGCTTGCCTATCACCCTCGATGTCGGCACTAACAATCAGGTGAGACGTCGTCATTGTTTTGCTTATAAATAACGAAAACACGTTAAAATTGGATGACATTCATAAGTAGATAATGTCAGAGTTGAAGAAGATATTCATATATGTAATCTAACAGGCATTCCTGGACGACCCTCTGTACATTGGACACCGTCACAAACGCGTGACCGGTCCCGAGTACGATGCCTTCATCGATGAGTTTATGAAGGCAGCAGTCAGGCGCTACGGTCAGAACACCCTCATCCAATTTGAGGATTTCGGCAACTCCAACGCTTTCAGACTGCTGAACAAGTACCGAGACCACTACTGCACCTTCAACGATGACATTCAGGGCACTGCTTCCGTCGCAGTCGCCGGACTGTTCGCATCGCTCAGACTCACCAAGACCAGGCTTTCGGATAACACTATCGTGTTCCAGGGTGCCGGAGAGGTGagacgaatttttaaaatatcacgTATTCCTTCAACAAAGGGCTGTGTAAAGATAACGAGAAAAATTTTAGACAACAGTTTATAATGTagtattttaatttgtagGCCGCCCTGGGAATTGCATGGCTGTGCGTGATGGCAATGAGAAAGGAGGGCGTAACGGAAGAAGAGGCCAAGAGCAAAATCTGGATGGTGGACTCGAAGGGTCTGATCGTGAAGAACCGCCCGAGCGGTGGCATAAGTGAGCACAAAGTGCAGTTCGCTCGAGAGCACGCGCCCGTCGACAGTCTTGCCGAGGTCGTCAAACTGGCCAAGCCTTCGGTGCTGATCGGAGCCGCAGCTATCGGTGGCGCTTTCACTCGCCAGATCCTCGAGGAGATGGGCAAGAACAATGCCAGGCCAGTCATCTTCGCGCTCAGCAACCCTACGAGTAAAGCCGAGTGTACCGCCGAGGAGGCTTACAATGCCACTGAGgtaattttcaaacaaaattttcatttatatttaaaaaaacccTATCAGATTCACAACCTATTTTCATCATTCAGGGTCGCGCTATCTTCGCGAGTGGCTCGCCCTTCGACCCGGTGAACTACGGCGGTAAGATGCTGTACCCAGGCCAGGGTAACAACAGCTACATCTTCCCAGGTATTGCGCTAGGTGCCATCTGCGCTGGCATGAAGACGATACCCGAGGAGGCATTCCTCCGGGCGGCGACGACCCTCGCCGAAATCGTTACAGACACGGATCTCGAAAGAGGTACTCTGTATCCCCCTCTCAAAGATATCCAGAAATGCTCCATTAGCATCGGTACTAAGCTCATGGACTACGCTTATGCGGAATGTAAGTATAATCTTTCAAAAGAGCTCGGGCTTTTGAgattaataataagaaaaaaaacaacattttaaTCAACTTCTTTGTCACTTTAGCACTTGCAACGATACATCCGGAGCCAGACAATTACGAGGAGTTCATCAGAGCCCAACTCTACGACACAAGCTACACGTCGTCGATACCTCCGGTTTACCCGTGGCCCAAGATGTAACAAGCGAGCGAGTGCTGCTAAACTTAATTCTACGATTCCGTATATCATTCTCTCCAGTTACTGAACTGCACTTTTACAATCCACAATGAACAAAACTCAAAGAGTCCAGGACCCGTTGATCGAGTCAATGGATTTAAGCTGCTACAACTATCAAGGGCCTTGCAACAAGGGATCAAGTTTTCTGCCGTTCCAAATAACGACGtgaatttttatgatttttttttgtttataattttgttttttaagtTCTGCGTGTTAATTTATACAAAGTTGCGTACGGAATCTTTGAGCTATAAATGGAGATTCGCAAAAAGCGAATATGATAATTTAAATTCGGAGGCTCTCAGGACTGAACGTCGTATTCTTTTGGCTGTTATGTATATTATCTGTAAagcaaattatttaaaattaacaaaaaaatgcAAAGATCTTATCGATAAGAATTAATATATcgagaataataaatataaaagaaagtaaaaaagtgttaaagaaataaacttttaatGTATCAGCTGCGAAAAATTGTTAATCTCACCGTTTTAATTACAACAAATAATGTAGTTTATTTATTATGGTTTTCTGagttcaatattttcaaaagtatTGAACTTGAATCTCCAAAATATTCACCAAAACTGTATCCGATAAATAAGTACATTTcaaaattgttgaaagtattattttaaaataaatttatattgttcATTTTAAACAGACCAATTTCTCTGTTAATCCTTAGTCTTCCTAATTTCAGGCGATTGCATCAAATCAGTGATCATTGGTAATATAACATTTACCATGtgacaaaataatattaaggTTTCAttaaatattcgaaaaaaaatgaactatAAACTCTTTTATTTCacaaataatattatttttgaaaaatataatgatATAGATTTCAAAAGTATCCATtcgtaaaattcaaattacatAAAAGTATACACTatacttttgtttttaaaaggtaagcgaatgaaaataatatgCCGCCGTAAGTAGGCAACATTAGTTTCTGAAAATGAAATCATGTATGTATTACGAATGAAGTTTCAAGATGAAACTGAATAAGATAAGTTTTATCGAAAGGCTTCTGTGAGTAGCGTATCTTGtttataatagtatatttagAAATATGTAGGTCACTGAAAGAAGCTATGAATTTGAATTGTTAAcatattttacttatttacaCTTCGGACTTCTTTTCCATAGGGCAATCATCGGATTCTCCATTCGGCGACGAAAGGAAACGAGAGGGAAATAGGAAATATCCTTTGTAAAAATCTCACTCGTTCTCTTCGTTAAGAATCAATTAATCCAACAACTATTTAATCGCTAATTGTACCCTATGCTAAAATTACCTGCTAGCTTAGCTTAGCTGAAACATAAACAGACCTATCCTAGTCGTCGATTCTATGTCATTAATCAACACAACGACCAAACACGAGAACGCAAGTGAAAAGTGCCAttcatttactttttttcttccaatTTTACTTCGTTACTCTTTTCTTCGCTGTTGTGTTGTTATTGCATATTAAGAATATATAATCTTAAGAAAATTAAAGGATAAAATGTACAGAAGATTCTCATACAAAAACGTCTACAGTTTCGCGGGACGCACGCGAGCTGTCCACGATGGACTTTACAATGAGTCTTATACAATAATGATTTCTTGAAAGAATCCACAACATACAACAATTCCTCAAtggtcaaaagtaaaattcaataattatatCTCGTTCTCGAGGAATTCACATTAAAACTGAAAAGTTTTGGTAATTGATTCAAATTTCTTGTACAATCGGTGGATTCTACGTAGCCCAGCGAGCTCGCACACAACGCGTACACGCTTGTCGACCCACAAAATTTCACAaaagcatttaaaaaaaaataattgtcataaattatttttctttttttttctcatcgtCTACAGGACCGACACGATGTCCACGTCTCAAGTTCATTCGCGGCTCCaaagatcttttttttaaaaagactCAAAACTAAATTCGATGtgcgttaaaaaaataaacaaaatggaGAGACAAACATCTGTACCATGAGATACGACAGTATGGAGCGACGTGGTTATCTTCCGCTCGCTCTGTTCGTGAATGACTTGAATAACGTGAACGAGTAAAACGACggctacacacacactcggTGGTGGTGTCATCGCGCGACGAGCGACTGATAGCTGCTGACAGTGAAGACGCGGccacgacggcggcggcggcgactactgctgcgacgacgacgcgctgATGCCATTGTTGGGCAGCCAGAGGTGCGGCGGTCCCTCTCCTAGCTTCATCGTGAGAGTGAGTGCGAGCGTTCGTGCGACTGCTGGGAGTCACCGGCGGCGCGCGGATCCGTCAGTCGCTGACTCGCGGGAAGCGCATCAAAGAAGGGGTGAGCTAGGGCTTCTTTAAGTGTGATGCGCGACGACGGCTCGTAGTTTAGCATCTTCTGGATTAGGTCGAACAGCTGCTTGTGATCCTCGTCGTCTGATAAAAGATATCTCTGTGGAACATGTATAAAAGTCAGCTTATTAATCGAATTTGAAAaacgtttttaatttttgatcaaGTGAAGTGAGAAAACTTTTACGTACATGCAGCGGTTTGCAATAGTCACGGACATATCTGCCAGCGGAACTCTTGTCATCCCAATCGAGCTTGCCGTGGTAGAAGTACTTGATTTTGGTTTTGCGGGCCATTCTGTGTGGTATCGTACCGAGGATGCGTTCCATCATCGCGAGATGCTCGCGATTGTCGTGTGTTTGGAATAGAGTTATGCCCAGGTATAATTCAAAGAGGATGCAGCCGATCGACCATACATCACAAGGCTGTGCCCATCCTAATTCTACAAAGATTCAAAAGTACTTCTTTGGTAAAACTCGAAAGCCAATTTAAAAGAAGACAGGATAATGAAATTGATTAAATCATACCTAAAATTACTTCTGGTGCCCTGTAGTGCCTTGTACTGACGATAGTGCTGTGGTGCTCATGGTCGAAGGTAGCGCTGCCAAAATCAATCAGTCGAATGTCCGTCCTTTTGACTATTCTCACGTCCTTTCGCTTAGAAGGAACAGTCTTCTTAAGACATTTATAATACAATACTTATCATAACgacttacacacacacatacacacagtgATTTGCATGGATTGCTTCTAGAACAACCTAGCGAGAATATGTAATGCAAACTtacttttttactattgtAGACAAGGTCGAATGCAGAATCGACGAATAAAATGTTTTCAGGTTTCAGGTCTGTGTGTGTCAGTTTGTTGTCGTGTAGGAATTTCACTGCGTAGCACAGTTGGTAACCCATGTGTCTAACGTGATCCAGCGGGTAGGGTTGGAAGTCGTTGTCCCTCTGTAAAACGATAAACAGTCATGCAAACGATCGGTACTGGTAAGTTATGGATTTCCAACGATAAGTGTGCAAAAAAAGTAACTCACCAAGAAATCGAAGACACTGAGTCCAAGCATTTCGAAAGCGATGCACATGTGGCCATGGTAGTTGAACCAGTCAAGCATCTTGACGCACAAGCTgtgaaaagaaaggaaaaaaagaagagcatTAGTAAAATTCGATGATACACGATACGACTCTACAGATAATAAAATCTTGGCTCTCGCTCCGGCCGGTCCAATCGATCTGGTCCGCGTTTGCGCTTTGACGAAGATACTAACTGTTGCCCCTCGGGATCCTTCGCCGCGATCTTCTCCAGAGCGTTGATCTCTAGTCTGGCGGCCTCTCGGTACTTCTCCACGTTCTTGATGATCTTCAGTGCCATCACATGATCCCTGGAGAGAAACAGAATAAACTGAGATTAGTATCGTGTCAGGGATATTGAGCGTCCCATTGTGGATCTTTGCTTTGTTGATTCCTCAACGAACCGTTAAACGATTTGTcgaatttaaaaagaaaatttaagaattttcgcaGCATCTCGAATTTGAAATCATAGAAAGCTCGGTCGAGTTGGCTGGCATCGGCCTCGCGAAGAGTCCTAAAGGTCGACAGTATGGTTTCGCTATTTATAGTTGCCGTTATTACACACTTGATCGATAGTATCGCTACCCGAAAATAATTAcgaaatttcagaaatattttctaaaattaaacGTATAGACACACGGCTCTTTGGTATATCCAATTGcggttttctttatttagcCTCTGGGCTTGTTTTTAttagcttcttcttcgctTCGAGTTAGACCGTAAATTCAAGCGCAGAACTTTTGATTGAGAATAGACGAATGTAATAACGttaaaatattgatatcatagatcaaaaaaatatattttaaacagAGGTGACTCTATATGCACTCCACGTCGAACCCAAAGGAACAACTTCAGGTTCAAGGTCGTCCCGCCTCGTCGTCATGGTTGTTTCTTCCCCCCCATTATCTCGCGCACGTTATGACAGTCGCGTTGCTCGCCAGCGAGTTATTTCTGCTCGTCATCGGAGCATTCCGATTCGAGGTAAAGACACGTAGTGTGTATGCATCAAAAGAGGGtgtgagaaagaaaaagagaaacagagagagaagtgTACTAGTGGCTGAAACACTTACATTTGCAAGTCCTTAACCTTGACAACCTTTCCAAAAGTACCCTCTCCTAGGGTGGCCAGTACTTTATCTGCAATTGAAAAATAGATGTGAGTTCCTTCTGTTCAAGGACGCGCGGCTCGAGCAACTAGTCTCGGTCCCCCGGGCGTCGCTGACTTGGCTCCATCATCTCCaaatctctctttttttttctgttttgaaTCTGTTCTGGATTCTTACTTTGTTTATACTCATTTAGATCTTTTTGGTAAACAAGTACAAGTGAAATGTCGATCGGAAAATGAGAGATTATCGAGGTATCAGCGACGGAGGGACCGACTGCGCTCGGCCTGGCAGTGTACACAATCATCATCTTAAGATTAAACGGTAAAAGTAgagttgttttttttcctgTCTTCTGCTCAGTACTGAATagttatctttttttaaatgtttctTTAAAGTACAGAATAAGATAGACGgtttcttttcattttatctctgcattgcattatttatatatatgtatctattattgatattttgtttcttttttttctatgtaaGATGCGTCCATGGAGTCACGGACTGTGAGGCGCCACGTGTTCTCCAGAGACTCCCTACGACCCTACTTATTGTGGCAGGGCGATCTGGACGGTCCGCTGCTCTCGACGACTCTTTTGGCGACAGTAgtttcaaattattattattattctctttTACGTCGAAGAGTCGTCGGTCAGCGGTTCGTCGATCGCATGTatacgtgtacgtgtgtgtggatgaatgaaaaaattgtttgcgtGATGTATATAGGAAACTTGGAATCGTGGCTCTGGGATGAATTTTTCAAGACAATTGTTGTAATTCAGACTTTAgacttttttttactttggcaacaaaaaaaattgtatttggACAAATGTGATCTTTGAAACTTAAAAGTCGCGTGAAATCACGTAGCGACAGAATCTTTTACGTTCAAAAAGCTTGTAGCACTaaagcaaaaaattgaaatcgcgaaGAAAGTATAAGCATCGCAAATCAAAATTTCTTATACATATATGAAAGCAAAATCAAGAAGGAACGCGAGGATGGAATGGTATAGACTGTATTTGGCTGAAGTAGTAGTAGTCAATTAATGCTGGTAGAAGTATTCAAAAGAGTGTCTccaacaaaataaaacaaaaacagtatGACTTTATAaactcgagagaaagaaagaaaaaaagtctgATTTTACTGCCGCAGCGACAGGCCGCGCAACTGTTATCCATTTCTCTAATAATAATGCATCTGAAGAGAGGAACAACGGAAGACATATCATACATTACCGCATCCTAATCATCGACCTGTCGCCGCGGCtccgcgcgagtgtgtgtaaaacagaaaatcaaaacaaaaatgagaaaacaaaaaaaagtataatcatCTCGAATGTTCAATCATGATGAAtgaagagtttaaaaaaaaatattgagagaaagagagagaattttcTACTACAATGAGTATGTGTATTCACGTATTCAAGTTTGGTATTCACGAACATCTATTCGCCAGGACGTCGCCAGAATGGTAAACGAGGTGGCCGTCTTCGTCGTCCTCGACGGAGGGCGCTCGTGGGCTCTACGCATCGACGACGCGTTTCGCACATACACAGAGACACGCGCGCAACAGCGTGTGTTTGTGGGTGTGTGAGCGCAGAGAGCGTCGTTTTTGGGGagtcgttgttgttgttgttgttgtcgttgCAGTAGTTGGTTGGCGGTTGATGGCAGAGGCAGATTGAGttgatcgtcgtcgtcgtcgatgtCGTCGTTGAGGAAGCATCCACATCCATCCAGAAgttgagcagcagcagcggttgGTTGACGTCGTCATCCAGGTGGTTGAAGCGCGGATTCGCGGCGGGCCGATTTAACGGGCGGGAGCGGGAGAGCGGAAGAGGAGAAGAACACAACCCGCGCGACGACGTGACCCGAGCATTGTGTGtgtcatcgtcatcatcatcatcgtcatcatcatcatcatcatcatcgtgtGCGTGAGAGTGAGACCCAAACGTGCCATTCCGTTCCATATCCACATTCCATTATCAACGGAGATGGTAACCCAACAATCAGAGAGAAAGGGGAGAGGGCAAAATGGTTTGCCAAGTAAGAGAAGTgccattttttttgtttatattttaaaaattcattctatacgcgcttatatatatagtatttcATCTTATTATGTAATTTATAGTTAATCTTATACATGTACTATTAAGCTTTCATATTATTATGACTCGTTCTCGTTATATAGCTCTAAGCATCATTTGCTCTAAAACATTGCGATACTCGAGAATTATATATTGCTTATGATATAAGAGATAAAGATTGTATGACTGATTCGCGGTCGCGCAAGGCGAACGTCTTTATTGctttgaaaattcttttacACGAAACATTCATCTCGACAATAATTCGATATTCCAACAAGGTTTCGACGTCAGCCTCGCGCACACCGTTGATAGTCGTATTACTCAATCGTCATTACTCCGATGAACGACTATAGAGTTACCCAAGCGAAAGCTTCAGTCTCGCAGGTCCGAGACATGAGAGACTGGAGCTTTCGCATATACTTACACGCGCATATTACCTGCGCTGCTTTAGCAAAACTAGTATCCGTACGAAATACTTGAGTTTATGTACACAGCACAGATTACAGAGTTAGAGATAGTGGTGAGAAAGAAATGCATAGAGAAGATAAGTACGTGTTACACACATAGAAGAGAGGATATTATTACAGGTACAGAGTGTTGTCATTTTTGTGAGATAATCGTGCATACAGggattaattatatattatgacGGGCATCCGTCGTCGCAGCGAAATCCTTGAAGATAAACacttcacgaaaaaaaaaaaaaactagacATTTAACAGTGACCACAACCATACGGCATCTCTTCAAGAACCTGCTGGACAGATGTCTCAACGCGACGATCCTCCTCATAtagccaaagagcaaaaataataagagTCAAGCACCGCGAAGGTTCGACGAGACTCGAATCGCGTGCGCGCAAAGGGTGCTTAATATATCTCggattgtgtgtgtgtgcgcgatgGCGAGAAACGAGGACGCGCGCGACCTCGCCTTAATTTTCGAGCCTCTCGATCGAAGGACAGTGATAAAAGCCCCGAAATAAACTGTCAACGCGTCTCGCTTAGCAAGCTCATGATTTAATGAGGCGAACACCGAGAGGGGGTGGCTTAGAATTTAGGGCTAATAGCGCGCAAGCGTTAAGGGTTAACGACCTAAGAGGATTTACGCACGATGCTGGAAAATTTTGCGCGGAAGCTTACTCAAAATTTCATGCTTATTTATCACCGGTACAAACGTCTCTTTAACACGAGCATATCTTCGGAGCATCGCCAAACTATGTGTACGCGAGAGCCAGACTCGTACAGTCGCGGATTTCGATGTTTTTCGAGAGCCTATCTCGTATCGATCTCCGCATATTACCCCCCTAACACACGGAGTGAGCAAACAAGCCGAGTCGTTCTCCCtgagtatatatataagcgGCACTAAATCAACCTAATAAAGTCTCCTACATATCCAAACATGTGCGGACGCGAGTTGCGGCTGGCTTCCAATATTTTGACgcgacgaagagagagagagagagagagagagagagagggcggctaatttattttcgatcctgaCGCAAATCGCGCCCACACAAACCCCCTATTGTATACAAGACGAGCAAACGCTGCACAGCCGCATATCCAGCACCGAACTTACGAGTGGCGCCTTCTTGCCGAGCCTCCTTGTCGTGTCGGGTACCACCACAAAATCGTCCTCGTCCAATTCGTCCTCAACGTTGTTGCCGAGCAAATTCGTCTCCCTGTCTTTTCTCTTCTGATACTTGCTGGCGATGGCGTCCGTCGTCGACTTTCCATAGATATCGTCGAGGGCCGCGTATTTGGCTATCAGGCTCTGGATCTCCTTCCTCTTGGCCTCGCGTTCGGCGATGGCGGGGTCGTCGTCGGCGGAATCGTCCACTATTACGAGCTTTGGCGTCTCGTCGGGTTCCTCGACCAGAGGTGTCTTCTCTGGGTCGATCGACGACGAAACCGTCGACGTCTCCGGCTGTTCGCTCTTGCCGTGACGCGTCTGCGGACGAACCTTGCGCGTTCGCGTCTCGGACTGGCCGGACTTGTGACGGCCATAGCGACGGTAGGACGATTCCGGGCCGTCGAGGGCTGTCGTGGACGAGGAGATGTGGCTGCCGTGTTGATGGGCTTGACGACGGAGGGACGGAGTAGAGTACTTGTCGTGGAGGTTGACCGCGCTGTTGCTCAAACTACTCTGGCTGCAGGGTtgcaagtttttttttaagaaataacgGGGGTTTTCGAATTTGTTGGCTGCGAAGTGACTCGCGTGGGAGGTGTACGCGCCGATTCTGGAGTTATTGCCGGTTTAATAATAGCCAAACAACCGCGGGTGGTGTTGTGCGGTTTTACGATTGGGAGCATAATAGCGCATGTGTATATACTGTTTACACACAGCGAGAATACAACGACTCTGTAACGCCAGGAATTCGGAGTCGGAAAGAAACTAGATTTTACGATCCCCTTTATCCTTCAACAATATCTACATCGTCGATTCGGTGCAAACGTTCCGCGTCATCAAGCGGCGTAAACTGCCCCACTTTTGCCTCCCGACAAGTCATCAACAAAGAACTCGATCCAGCTAGAAGCCGTCCAGTCAACTCCgaaaatatacaataataattcgGCCGACCAATTCACGCGTGATCATCGCTTCGCCGATGGAAATAAACCCTTCGACGAaaatacactcacacacgcgtAAAGCGGTGCCGCGCGCCGGAAACATATGAAATTTTGGCGGTAAGCgcaaaaaatgtgaaaatagaATCGGGCGACCTTGAGAAAGAAGCTGTAGCGCTCCCTCTCTGTTCGATCTAGAGATTAAATCGTGCGCGAGTGTCGTGTCTTGAGTAAAAAGGACACTTAAGCCGAGATGTATCTTTATGACTCTGTTATATTATGCTTCTgcttgcgcgagcgcgaatatCTGGATGTTTCCAATTTCTCCCGGCGCGTGTGCTGCGCGGCTATGGAGGAAAAAAATACGCGAGATTCTTTTTCGGAGACGAGGAAAATAGACGCGTTATTAATAGGCGCCGGGAAATTTTGTTATGTGTATCTAGACCGATACTACGTCGGTCTGTGCGAAA
This genomic interval carries:
- the LOC100124191 gene encoding serine/threonine-protein kinase Doa isoform X11 is translated as MPALAVLLLSGERVLRSRQHERGTSQERRYKRSHRRSPSSGRQQHSSHAGQQQHRERERERDRDRERERDKPDKQSAQAGGLTSSSKYSSSSNSAKLAAVQAAQAGSAQAAATAAYSPKRESNRHKPTSNKSQSPRAPSVEDDEDGHLVYHSGDVLANRYKVLATLGEGTFGKVVKVKDLQMDHVMALKIIKNVEKYREAARLEINALEKIAAKDPEGQHLCVKMLDWFNYHGHMCIAFEMLGLSVFDFLRDNDFQPYPLDHVRHMGYQLCYAVKFLHDNKLTHTDLKPENILFVDSAFDLVYNSKKRKDVRIVKRTDIRLIDFGSATFDHEHHSTIVSTRHYRAPEVILELGWAQPCDVWSIGCILFELYLGITLFQTHDNREHLAMMERILGTIPHRMARKTKIKYFYHGKLDWDDKSSAGRYVRDYCKPLHRYLLSDDEDHKQLFDLIQKMLNYEPSSRITLKEALAHPFFDALPASQRLTDPRAAGDSQQSHERSHSLSR
- the LOC100124191 gene encoding serine/threonine-protein kinase Doa isoform X10, coding for MPRSRRRHRSRSHSRTHSPASPQYDHKRRRVDYESPPRKGTYSGERVLRSRQHERGTSQERRYKRSHRRSPSSGRQQHSSHAGQQQHRERERERDRDRERERDKPDKQSAQAGGLTSSSKYSSSSNSAKLAAVQAAQAGSAQAAATAAYSPKRESNRHKPTSNKSQSPRAPSVEDDEDGHLVYHSGDVLANRYKVLATLGEGTFGKVVKVKDLQMDHVMALKIIKNVEKYREAARLEINALEKIAAKDPEGQHLCVKMLDWFNYHGHMCIAFEMLGLSVFDFLRDNDFQPYPLDHVRHMGYQLCYAVKFLHDNKLTHTDLKPENILFVDSAFDLVYNSKKRKDVRIVKRTDIRLIDFGSATFDHEHHSTIVSTRHYRAPEVILELGWAQPCDVWSIGCILFELYLGITLFQTHDNREHLAMMERILGTIPHRMARKTKIKYFYHGKLDWDDKSSAGRYVRDYCKPLHRYLLSDDEDHKQLFDLIQKMLNYEPSSRITLKEALAHPFFDALPASQRLTDPRAAGDSQQSHERSHSLSR
- the LOC100124191 gene encoding probable dual specificity protein kinase madd-3 isoform X3, translated to MFMFASSNASSRDSMQPTPTSRRGQQNRYTRSSTTSVTQLLSDSCSNLLQRLTSRVRGPTAERAAPLSTTSSSTPVSPRAQQRRYQPAASSAATTGRSRQKTEDSSLTSMLGSARSRLEEKYSSILERKPSFLRHRDRELSPFVREDRTLEPSARRSVLKSPSSTILLSEKAYPYVSPVRREKTPCGHERRAQRSRRTTGSSGQSSLSNSAVNLHDKYSTPSLRRQAHQHGSHISSSTTALDGPESSYRRYGRHKSGQSETRTRKVRPQTRHGKSEQPETSTVSSSIDPEKTPLVEEPDETPKLVIVDDSADDDPAIAEREAKRKEIQSLIAKYAALDDIYGKSTTDAIASKYQKRKDRETNLLGNNVEDELDEDDFVVVPDTTRRLGKKAPLSPRAPSVEDDEDGHLVYHSGDVLANRYKVLATLGEGTFGKVVKVKDLQMDHVMALKIIKNVEKYREAARLEINALEKIAAKDPEGQHLCVKMLDWFNYHGHMCIAFEMLGLSVFDFLRDNDFQPYPLDHVRHMGYQLCYAVKFLHDNKLTHTDLKPENILFVDSAFDLVYNSKKRKDVRIVKRTDIRLIDFGSATFDHEHHSTIVSTRHYRAPEVILELGWAQPCDVWSIGCILFELYLGITLFQTHDNREHLAMMERILGTIPHRMARKTKIKYFYHGKLDWDDKSSAGRYVRDYCKPLHRYLLSDDEDHKQLFDLIQKMLNYEPSSRITLKEALAHPFFDALPASQRLTDPRAAGDSQQSHERSHSLSR
- the LOC100124191 gene encoding serine/threonine-protein kinase Doa isoform X9; amino-acid sequence: MPRSRRRHRSRSHSRTHSPASPQYDHKRRRVDYESPPRKGTYRLRVRSGERVLRSRQHERGTSQERRYKRSHRRSPSSGRQQHSSHAGQQQHRERERERDRDRERERDKPDKQSAQAGGLTSSSKYSSSSNSAKLAAVQAAQAGSAQAAATAAYSPKRESNRHKPTSNKSQSPRAPSVEDDEDGHLVYHSGDVLANRYKVLATLGEGTFGKVVKVKDLQMDHVMALKIIKNVEKYREAARLEINALEKIAAKDPEGQHLCVKMLDWFNYHGHMCIAFEMLGLSVFDFLRDNDFQPYPLDHVRHMGYQLCYAVKFLHDNKLTHTDLKPENILFVDSAFDLVYNSKKRKDVRIVKRTDIRLIDFGSATFDHEHHSTIVSTRHYRAPEVILELGWAQPCDVWSIGCILFELYLGITLFQTHDNREHLAMMERILGTIPHRMARKTKIKYFYHGKLDWDDKSSAGRYVRDYCKPLHRYLLSDDEDHKQLFDLIQKMLNYEPSSRITLKEALAHPFFDALPASQRLTDPRAAGDSQQSHERSHSLSR